A genomic window from Solanum stenotomum isolate F172 chromosome 10, ASM1918654v1, whole genome shotgun sequence includes:
- the LOC125843088 gene encoding pectin acetylesterase 8-like translates to MNTMRTLFALVLVAAMCATVFGVGDDLYVNMTLLQNATAQGAVCLDGSPPAYYLHRGFDSGLSNWIVFLEGGGWCESISDCQGRKTTEKGSSKYMMNQTNFLGILHNTTKLNPDFYNWNKVWIGYCDGSSFTGDIDEVDPEKKLYFRGARIFKAVMDELWSQGMQNAKNAILSGTSAGGLATILNCDKFKFFFSSDVKVKCVANAGFFINANTISGTPNIHKKYQQVVDLHGSIKNLPPSCTSTMEPSLCFFPQNVISFIETPLFIINSAYDAWQINNTLVPSNLDPQHIWEHCKVRISNCTLSQRTTIKAFGVEFLKAFDGLTPCNTRGYFITSCHTHAQIVTLGYWFSTSSPRILNKTIAEAVGDWYFDRTGLHQYMDSYPFAKDC, encoded by the exons ATGAATAC GATGAGAACATTATTTGCGTTGGTTTTGGTAGCAGCAATGTGTGCAACTGTTTTTGGCGTCGGAGATGATTTATACGTCAATATGACACTACTCCAAAATGCAACTGCACAAGGCGCAG TGTGCTTGGACGGGAGCCCACCAGCTTATTATCTTCACCGGGGATTTGATTCCGGACTTTCCAATTGGATTGTCTTTCTTGAA GGTGGTGGGTGGTGTGAAAGCATCTCCGATTGTCAAGGACGTAAAACTACAGAAAAAGGTTCTTCCAAGTATATGATGAATCAAACTAATTTTCTTGGGATACTTCATAACACTACCAAACTAAACCCAG ACTTTTACAATTGGAACAAAGTTTGGATAGGTTATTGTGATGGATCATCATTTACTGGTGACATCGACGAAGTTGATCCA GAGAAGAAGCTTTATTTTAGAGGAGCGAGAATATTTAAAGCTGTTATGGATGAATTATGGTCCCAAGGAATGCAAAATGCAAAGAAT GCAATCTTGAGCGGAACTTCTGCGGGAGGGTTGGCTACGATCTTGAATTGCGACAAGTTCAAGTTCTTCTTTTCCAGTGATGTCAAAGTTAAGTGTGTTGCAAATGCCGGCTTCTTCATCAATGC CAACACAATCTCCGGTACTCCAAATATTCATAAGAAGTACCAACAAGTTGTGGATTTACAT GGATCGATAAAGAACTTACCTCCATCTTGCACATCTACAATGGAACCAAGTCTG TGCTTCTTCCCTCAGAATGTTATTTCATTCATTGAGACCCCACTTTTCATAATCAATTCAGCATACGACGCTTGGCAG ATCAATAACACTTTGGTTCCTTCAAACCTCGATCCTCAACATATCTGGGAGCATTGCAAGGTTCGAATAAGTAACTGCACATTGAGCCAACGTACAACTATTAAGG CTTTTGGAGTGGAGTTCTTGAAGGCATTTGATGGACTCACCCCTTGTAATACTAGGGGTTATTTTATCACTTCTTGCCATACTCATGCGCAAATTGTAACGCTGGGCTATTGGTTCAGTACTTCTTCTCCAAGAATACTTAATAAG ACAATTGCAGAAGCTGTGGGTGATTGGTACTTTGATAGAACAGGGCTTCATCAGTATATGGACTCATACCCTTTTGCTAAAGACTGCTAG